The genomic stretch AATTGCTAGTATCTGTTGCAAGGAACGCTGATCCAGAGTAGCCCTCTAGAATATCTGTATAGAACAGAAAGTCAAAACATATAAACAATGTAAAAGTGAGCAAGATATTAATCCAGAAGAGAAGACAGGCACAAACCAGAACTGTTAGTAAAATCAGCTGTTAAGTCCGACAAACTGAAGTTTCGAGGAATCTGTCCCAAGAAACCAAAGGAAGAAGTATCAGCACCCAAGCCGTTTCCATTCAGAGCTTGTGAATTTGACCCTACATTGCTGAAAGGTGGAACAGATGGATCCCCAATTCCAGGACGAGCCTCCAGGACATTGCTGTCACTACCATATAGGAAGCACGAGTCGCCTGAATAACCAACTGATTTGATCATCCCATCATTTGGTCCTTGCATCATTCCGAGGTTTGAGCTTTGAGACAATAGCATGCTTGGTGATACATCAAATCTTCTTGCATGAGCAGAAACATCGATAGCAGCTTGCACATATGATTGGACTGGGGATGCACCATTTGTGTAAATATGAGGTGAATTGCCATTAATAGTCTGGTGCATGTTCTCAAGCTGTACATTTTGCCCAGCATGCTCTGTTGCTTCCCATGTTGGGTTCTGTGGTACTGTCAATATGATGAAATTACGCATCGTTAAACAATAAAATAGGTATACAAATGTATAGGACGTGTTTAATTTCGCGTTGCGATGTACAATCCATGTTGAATCCGGACAAACATAAAAAGGGAAAGCTAAAATAATACAAATATGATACGTCTCTCAAGTTTGACATGAAACTAAAGCAAACAATCCAAAAGGAAAACAGAAGTGGATAGTTCGTTTATCCAAGACTGGAGTTTGTCTTCCCGAAACAAGAGCAGTAAACATGATGTTCTCAACCAAGCACCATTTGAACTCTCATTAGATGTCCTTCAAACTTCTAGTGCAGCAGAGGAGTCAGACTATGACTCCAGCACCAGTTGATTCACCACCCGTCCAGCCAGCTCGGGGTGGAGCCCAGTCAGCTAGAGGTCGCTCTAAAgagggaggccgatcaggtggcggtcaggcccgattctatgcccttcctgccAGACCAGATGCCATTGCCTCGATGCagtgatcacaagtattgtctcagtGTGCCACAGGGAagcttctatattatttgaccctggttccacgtATTCATATGTTTCATTTTATTTTGCTAGTtatctggatatgccccgtgagtccttAACtttatctgttcgtgtatctacaccagtgggcgatactattattgtggaccatgtgtatcggtcgtgtgtggtaactattggggaaCTAGAGACCAGAGTTGATCTCctgttactcagtatggttgattttgatgtgattttggatatggattggttgtctccatgtcatgctatccTGGACTGTCATGCAAAAACTGTGACGTTGGAGATGCCGGGATTTTCCAAGGTCGAGTGGAAAGGTTCTCTAGAATATGTTCCAAACAGAGCAATTTCTTACTTAAAGGCCCAAcgaatggttgggaagggataTCTATCATATTTGGCTTTTATAAGAGATGTTGATGTGGacactcctactattgattctgtaCCAGTAGTCTGAGACTTCctggatgtgtttcctacagatttgtcgggtatgccaccagacagagatattgatttcggtattgatttggtaccgggcactcagcccatttctattccaccatatcgtatggccccaacagaattgaaagaattaaaagaactacaagagttgcttgataagggtttcattcggcccAGTATATCACCGTGGGGTGCTCCGGTCTTGTTTGCAAGGAAGAAAGATGGCTCCATgcgcatgtgtattgattatcgacagctgaacaaggttacagtgaagaacaggtacccattgcctcgtattgatgacctatttgattagctacagggtgctaaggtattttcaaaaattgatttgcggtctggctatcatcagttgaaaaTTCGGGATTCAGATATTCTAAAGACGACATTCAGGACTCGTTATGGCCACTATGAATTTcttgtaatgtcttttgggctgaccaatgccccagcagcatttatgcacttgatgaatagtgtattccaGTCGTATCTTGATTTATTTGTTGtggtatttattgatgatatcctggtggaCTCACGTAGCCATGAGTAACATGCACAACACTTGGGTATTGTATTACAGAGGCcaagggaggagaaactttatgccaaATTCTGTAAGTGTAAGTTCTGGCTtagttctgtggcattcttgggacaccTAGTGTCTAGTGAAGgaatcaaggtggatccgaagaagatagaggcagttcagagttggcctaggccatcctcaactacagagattcagagttttcttggcttggcagggtattatcgccgatttgtacAGGGTTTCTCTTCTATTGTTgcacctatgaccagattgacctagaagggtgcgcCGTTCAGATGGtccgaggagtgtgaggagagcttccaaaagctcaagacagctttgactactgctacagtattggttttgcctacaggttccGGTtcttataccgtgtattgtgatgcatcacgtACTGatctcggagcggtgttgatgcaagacggtagggtgattgcctccGCGTCCAGACAGCTGAAagtgcatgagaagaattatcctattcatgccttgaagatttggcggcattatttgtatggtgtccaTTGTGAGGtctatactgaccatcggagtcTACAACatctgttcaaacagaaggatctcaatttacgacagcggaggtggttagagttacttaaggattatgatcactattttgtatcatccggaaAAGACCAATGTCGTTGCCGATGCATTGAGTCGAAAGGCAGAGAGTTTGGGCAGTTTAGCATATCTGTCGGTAGCAGAGAGGCTATTAGCATTGGAgcttcaggccttagccaatcagttcgtgagattagatatttcggagcctagtcgggttctagcttgtgtggtttctcggtctttcttatatgaCTGCATCAGAGAGAGCCAGTACAATGATCCCCATTTACTAGTCTTGAAGGACACAGTTCAGCACGGCGATGCCAAGGATGTTAGTATCGgagatgatggtgtgttgaggatgcagggtcgaatttgtgttcCAAATGTAGATGGGTTACGTGAATTGATTCTTGAAGAAGCCCACcgttcgcggtattctattcatccgggtgccacaaagatgtaccaggatttgaggcagcattattggtggagaaaaaatgaagaaagacatagttgggtttgtagctcggtgtttaaattgtcaacaggtaaagtatgagcatcagagaccgggcggaCTACTTCAGAGActtgatattccagagtggaagtgggagcgtattaccatggactttgtagtggGGCTTCCACGGACTTCAAGGAAATTTGATGTCatctgggtgattgtggatagattgaccaatagcctgtttggccaagcttatttttggccaaaagtgcttttttttgccaaaagcacttttggcctcaatttgaggtgtttggccaagcttctggaagggaaaaaagtacttttgaggagaagcagaagcagttttggagaagcagaaaaaagtagcttctctccaaaagcacttttttgagaagcacttttgagaaaaatacacttagaagcagttttttaaagcttggccaaacactaattgctgctcagaaatgcttttcaaactaattagccaaacacaaactgcttctcaccaaaagtacttttgagaaaagcacttttgaaaaaaagcacttctcaaaataggctgatttttgcagcttggccaaacgggctacaAGTCCGCACATTTTATTCCAGTTGgcactacttattcttcggagcggttagcGGAAATCTATATCcgcgagattgttcgccttcatggtgtgccagtgtctattatttcagataggggcacacAATTTACATCACAATTTTGGAGGGCAGTGCAGCGAGAGCTAGGTACAACtaagtacatcatttcaccctcagacggacgggcagtccgagcgcactattcagatattggaggatatgctacgtgCTTGTGTCGTTGATTttggggttcttgggatcagttcctaCCGCTAGCGGAGTTTGTttataataacagctaccagcattcagatggctccgtttGAGGCTTTACATGGGagacggtgtcggtctccggtgggttggtttgagccgggtgaggctaggctattgggtactgacttggttcaggatgccttggacaaggctAAATtaattcaggagcggcttcgcacggcccagtccagacagaagagttatgccgacaggaaggtccgtgatgtgtcttacatggttggggagaaggttctgctaaaggtttcgcctatgaagggcgttatgagattcgggaagaagggcaagttgagtcctAGGTATATTGGACCTTTTGAAATACTTAAAAGGATCGGAGAGGTGGCCTATgaacttgctttgccacctagcctaTTGGgtgttcatccagtatttcatgtatctatgctccggaattatattggggatccgtcccatgttttggatttcagtacaGTTCAATTGGATGGTAATTTGACTTGTGATGTAGAGCCAGTGGCAATCTTAGATcggtaggttcgaaagttgaggtcaaagaacatagcttcagtgaaagtgcagtggagagaccAGCCAGTCGgagaggctacttgggagactgaacaggagatgcggagcaaatatccacacctatttgagactccaggtatttgtctagacccgttcgaggacgaacgtttgtattagagggggaggatgtaacgacccggccggtcgttttgaataGTACAGTCCTTTTTTCCCTATTTActactaaattcatgctttagaGTTGATATATGACTCGCCGGGGTAATTGGTTCGGGTCCGGTGAGATTttgaaatgaattgagacacttagtcttcgagaagaaagcttaagttggataAATTGATCGGAAGGTGAAATATGTGTAAATGACCCCGAAatggatttttgatgattccaatatttccgtatggtgatttcgggcttaggagtgtgtccgaatatttatttcgaggtccgtagctaaaatagacttgaaatggcaaaaataagatatttaagtttggaagtttgacctgGGGGTTgacattttgatatcggggtcggaatctagttctgaaaattttcatagcttcgttatatcatttatgacttgtgtgcaaaatttgaagtcaatcggacttgatttgataggtttttgcatcgaatatagaagttggacgctcttagttcattaggcttgaattggggtgtgattcgcggttttagcattatttgatgtgatttgaggtttcgactaagttcgtatgatgttttaggacttgttggtgtattttgttgaggtcccgagggcctcgggtggatttcggaaggttaacggatcaattcggACTTGAATTTAACTGCAGAAATTTTCTGGGCaacttctgcatttttcgcacgtgtgaacaatGACCGCACCTGCGTGTACAGTAGCCGTATACAGTAGCGTGAACAATATCCGTGTACAGTAGCGTGAACAACAAACACGACAATT from Nicotiana sylvestris chromosome 12, ASM39365v2, whole genome shotgun sequence encodes the following:
- the LOC104247479 gene encoding uncharacterized protein, with the translated sequence MSSGEVKKVSREDIQLVQNLIERCLQLYMNQKEVVNTLLHQAKIEPDFTELVWQKLEEENQEFFRAYYLRLIVKDQIQKFNDLLQRQVEAMQMYATGSVPISNGSQIQPVPQNPTWEATEHAGQNVQLENMHQTINGNSPHIYTNGASPVQSYVQAAIDVSAHARRFDVSPSMLLSQSSNLGMMQGPNDGMIKSVGYSGDSCFLYGSDSNVLEARPGIGDPSVPPFSNVGSNSQALNGNGLGADTSSFGFLGQIPRNFSLSDLTADFTNSSDILEGYSGSAFLATDTSNFLDPQGRAEHQDINGLDNISEGLSYEDFSSD